One Streptomyces sp. V4I8 genomic window carries:
- a CDS encoding phage baseplate assembly protein V produces MAAPSNRYLGKFRGRVVSNDDPLRIGRITVEVPDVLGDEPSTWALPCLPFTGPQSGQFVVPPPGAGVWVEFEQGDPSFPVWTGCWYGAAEELPPDARRELQGNSPNKPVVVQTPLAHKLVMNDTPGVEQGILLQAQGGAYIRITREAVVISTGAGAEVLLRGNEVTINEGQLTVLSKR; encoded by the coding sequence ATGGCGGCACCCAGCAATCGCTACCTCGGCAAGTTCCGCGGCCGGGTCGTCAGCAACGACGACCCGCTGCGCATCGGCCGTATCACCGTCGAGGTCCCGGACGTCCTCGGCGACGAGCCGTCGACGTGGGCGCTGCCCTGCCTGCCGTTCACCGGGCCGCAGTCGGGGCAGTTCGTGGTGCCGCCGCCGGGGGCTGGCGTATGGGTGGAGTTCGAGCAGGGGGATCCCAGCTTCCCGGTGTGGACCGGGTGCTGGTACGGGGCCGCCGAGGAGCTGCCGCCCGACGCGCGGCGAGAGCTTCAGGGCAACTCGCCCAACAAGCCCGTCGTCGTGCAGACGCCGCTGGCGCACAAGCTCGTCATGAACGACACGCCCGGCGTCGAGCAGGGGATCCTGCTGCAGGCCCAGGGCGGCGCGTACATCCGTATCACCAGGGAGGCCGTGGTCATCTCGACCGGCGCGGGCGCCGAGGTCCTGCTGCGCGGCAACGAAGTGACCATCAACGAGGGCCAGTTGACCGTGCTCTCCAAGCGATGA